The Arvicola amphibius chromosome 6, mArvAmp1.2, whole genome shotgun sequence DNA window TGACCCTAGAGCAGGACACGTGCCCTGCACCGGAAAGGAGCTGCGAGAGTGCTGGCTTGACACAGGCTTTACCAATTGATAATTTGTCAGCGGGCCTCTCTAAGTTTGTGGTCACAGACCATGTCAGTGAATTGCAGGAGCTTAAAAATACCAAGTCGTGCACATCGGTGACTCCTATAGTGCAAGATTCACCTGTCCCTTCAGAAAGTGCCTGTGTTTTGCCTTTGAAATCTATCGACAACAACCAGAAAGAGGAGCCGCCAGGTTCTAAACAGCAAGAGAACAAAGCAAACACTCCAGGGCCCTGTCAGCTTTCAGTCCCTGCTGTTTCACTGTTAAGCATTTCAGACGCTCAGCTGTCATTCCCCAGCCTCAAGACTGCAACTAGTTTTACTTGGTGTTATCTTTTAAGACAGAAGTCATTGCCATTGCCTCAGAGCGACCAGAAAACTTCAGCCTATACTGGATGGACAGTGAGCTCCAGTAACCCAAATCCACTTGGTTTGCCTACAAAAGTTGCCCTTTCTCTTCTTAATTCTAAGCAGAAGACTGCAAAGTCACTGTATTGCCAAGCAATAACCACCCATTCACAATCAGATTTAGTGGTCTATTCAAGCAAGTGGAAAAACAACTTAAGCAAGGTACTTGAGATATCATTTATCTTCGAATGTGGTTTGTGCAAATTAGTTtcaataagtcttttttttttgggtcTGCAAAGATCTTTATTGACCCCTTCCTTCGAGGGTGAGGGGACCTAGCCACAGGGCCACGGCCAGGCACCTCAGTTTGAATTCAGCATGAAAGACTGCCCAGggccaggagaggaggagggtgagCTCTGGCAGTCATTTCTCCAGCGGAGCGTAGTTTAGCAGTTTTTCAATCAGGTCCACGTGTGCTAGCAGCATGCGGCGGCAGCAGTAGCGCTTCAGGCCCAGAGCGTCCAGGGCATCCCCCTCGGTGTACTCGGCCTGCAGCAGACCCAGATAGGCTTCCCATTTGTTGCCGACGATCTTCCCGCAGGTGAAGCAGCGTACCGGGATGATCATGGCGGCGTCTCTTTCAATAAGTCTTGATGCCTTTAAGTGTCTTGCTTACAATAAGTATTTTAATTCTGAATGACAAGTAGTACTGGGTGATTATTAAAGGGGAGGCGACATTctccccaggagccacactaggaAGAATCACCTACAGCTCTGGCAGTGATTCTGTCTGTAAATATTTTGCAAGCAATGACTCCCTCGGGCATTGactattggtttgtttttggttttccctTCAGCTGACTCTACTCAGTGGGAgttagaattattattattattttttcttcgcTGATGAGTTGTTAGCTGAGAGAAGATTAGGGCCATAATTTCTCAAGGCTAATTTGGAAACACCAACCTGTAGGTTACCAGAGGTGGCTATATTCTCTTGTGAACTATACAAAGATCCAGTAACTTGTCCTATGCCTCCTACCGACTGATCTGCTCTCACCATGCTCACTTCAGAATTCTGAGTGAACCTCTGAGAGCCACTCAGAACTGCCAAAAGATGCATAAAAGAACTCATGCCCTTATGAGTTGATTTGATCAAGGATTATGGAATAATTTAAGGTCATGACATTATAATTTAGAGTAATATGTGCAATTCTCATTAGAAttattgcctttttaaaataggaaatcatTTAAGCAATTAAATAAAGAAGAGTATTACCTTAGGCTCTGGTCATTCAGAATTATTGATGAACTCTTTTGACTTCTGCAGGCTCACAAACACATAGATCCATAAGCATTTATGAATCTACCTGCATGAAATATTTGTGATACTAGCATGACAGTAGAAGTCTGCATAGTTCTAACCTGATTGTGATGTCGAGTTGTGGATCCAGGAAGGCACTCCACGGTGGTGTTCCTTAGCTGAGTCGATGATGGTAATAGCAATGATGGTAATAACAGCGATAGATACTTTAGataaatgagttttttttaattagtagATATTTAAACTAtgtgaaaatgagaagaaattgaTTTAGTTAAAGGCCGCAGGGACTTTGGCATGGGCTGGAGGTTTTGTCAGTAGCTCAGAGTTGACAATATGGGTGCAACTCAAGGGCTGTGCGTGGTCACAGAGGGCCATCTGTGCCAGGGAAGGAAGGTGCAGCCACAGATTCAGAGATTTGTTGTTGTAACTTCTTAGACCCCAAGTTGCCATCCCTCCCCATGAGGATATAAGTAGATCTAGGTTTATGTTCCTAATGTCCCAGTGggcgtgcccccccccccaagctgggGCTGTAACTCAGTGTTGGGCATATGTAAGAtactcctttccttccccagaaCCCAAGGGGAGAGTTACAAAGCCGTGGAAGAAGTCCTGGCACGGTGTACTTAGATTTCAAATCTCTTGGGGGAAGCAGCAGGTGGAAGGTCTGTCCGGATGACTGTCAGCTTCAGGAACGATTGTGACTGATCACAGGGTGGAGAATGGAGAGACAGTAAAGAAAGTCCACTCAGACAGAGCCCCAGAGGGAAATGGTAGCAAGCACAACTCAGAAGTATGAGTTTCTGGAGTTGTTAAGTGCCATCGTGGGGAGGGGGGGCAAGTCTGTACTCTAACATTTTCTCACCGTGAAGAAGtggctcaggaggctggggcaccTAGCTGACTGCTCTGTAGAACCCATATGGTAATACAGTCAGGATTGCAAATGGGAAGAGTGTACAGGTGATGCCCGGAGCACGCAGGCGCACTAGAACTGTTGCAATGACTGAGCTGTTTAACCACCTGCTGTCTTTAGCAAGTAGAAGCTGGATTTGACGGTAGAAAAGTGAGCAGAAGGTACAGGGCATGAGGGCTGAGACGTGCTCTGGAAAAAGAGCTTGCCTAACGTGTATAGGTTCCAGTGTCCATCTCTTAAATGCCGCCCCCCGGGGGGGGATTTGATATggaaaagaaggtaagaaagaCCATTGCTGAGGGGGTAACATcaaccaggtgtgtgtgtgtgtgttctacttTCTGGAGAATCTGGTCTGCTTGCTTGCTAGGGAGTGGAAGAAAACAGGTGGGCGTGTCCGTAATCActactctggcctctgtgaactgGCCAGCAGCCTGAGCTCCTCAAGACTCTTCCAGTGGACACAGCCACTCCTCCATGATGCACTTTCTCTGGCCCAAGGAAGTCACTTCAGTCTTGCTGAGTCCTGCTGTAGGAAAGGCACTTGTCCTGGTGGAAGTTGTGGTTCCTGTGAAGGCAAGGACAGGACTTGTAGCCTTCGCTGTTAACACTTGGCTTTGACAAAGTGGCATAGCCTCAGCTTAAGATGGTACTCTCTCTAGGATAACTACACATGCCTTGTCATTTTGATGTCTGCTGTCTTTTCCAAAGATTTTTATCACTGTCAGCCTACACTGTGCCTTTGGCTTGACCTGACTCACGCTAACcagt harbors:
- the LOC119816433 gene encoding DNA-directed RNA polymerases I, II, and III subunit RPABC5; the encoded protein is MIIPVRCFTCGKIVGNKWEAYLGLLQAEYTEGDALDALGLKRYCCRRMLLAHVDLIEKLLNYAPLEK